A stretch of DNA from Opisthocomus hoazin isolate bOpiHoa1 chromosome 15, bOpiHoa1.hap1, whole genome shotgun sequence:
ccaaagcagggtcacctacagcaggctgcacaggaccttgtccaggcgggtcttgaatatctccagagaaggagactccacaacctccccgggcagcctgttccagggctctgtcaccctcagagtgaagaagttcttcctcatgttcagacagaacttcctaagcttcagtttgtgcccgttgccctttgtcctgtcgctgggcaccactgaaaagagtctggccccaccctcttgacatccacccttaagatatttatgggcattcacaaggtcccctctctgctttctcttctccaggctgaacaagcccagctccctcagcccttcctcgtaggagagatgctccagtcccctcatcatccttgtagccctccgctggactctctccagtagctcctcatctttcttgagctggggagcccagaactggatgcagtactctagatggggcctcatcagggcagaatagagggggaggagaacctccctcgacctgctggccacactcctcttaatgcaacccaggatcccattggccttcttggcaacgagggcacactgctggctcatggttaatgtTGGCTGGGACCTGGAAACTGGTCTGATGGCGAGCGAATTGCAGCAATGCACCTGTATGGAGCCTGAGGGTTCAACGTGGGTGGAAAGATGCTTCACAGTACTCTCAGCTAGGTACACAGCTAAAGCAGAACCACAACCAAATGTCTCAGAAATAAAACCTGCAGGGGCCTACTATCAGATCTAGGGTTTGGGAACGAGTACGTCTTGTCAAGAATGAACTACTATGTGTAAGTCTGTGCATAGTCCTGGGTATAGCTTCTGCCTGTCATCTGGGTGATGTGAGTGAATGTACTCTGGTCTCTTCCCTGTCCACAGCTACTGTCATGGGAAAAAAGATAGTATTTTCTGAATAGCTGGTTATCTTGTCATTAAGAAATCTCTACGTACAATGAAAAGACTGTAACTGAATAGGAGAAAACAAAGGTAAATGGGAAAGAGGAGgttgaaaaatacagaagaataatTCAAATAGTTATAACTTATAGCAATACAGAAATGTGTTGTTAAATCATTCTGATAAAGTTACTCAGAACTTACATTAAAATTCAGGACAATGAATGTGCAGTCCTAGAGAAAATCTGCTTTCATCTAGCTAGAATATGAGGGTGGACACCCCATGCGCAATaggggaagaaacagaaacagttCCCAAAAAGGCATTCTAAAATAGgcagatatgaggaagaaaagaGCGGCTTTGGCTAAGattaaaagtaataatttttaaatgattaaTAATTTGAGGtatatttttaagaacaaaataaaatctcCCTGCTCggagagattttttcctcccatacCAGCAACAGTTTTGTTGAACGCTTACTTCTTCCAGGCTTCACCCAGTTTTGAACACAATGTTCCAGAAGAAACAGAGCATATATTTTTACAGGCATGCTGTCAAAATTAACTAGAGGAATATACTGGAAAATTCAAAGAAGAATCTTTTACTTCTGTACTGGTAATATTCATATCTTTCTAAGACTTTGgcctgcttttgaaaaaaacccttccaTTCAGTAAAAGAGAAATGAGCAGGCTGCTGAAGTTTAAGCGTTAATTTCTGAGCTGATCAATAACATgttttggaaaagaactctaaggaCTCATCTTTGCTGAACCCGCTGGCTCAAATTTGATCTGATCCCATTGCAAAACAACATTTGAGCTAAAGAGAGATTGGATTTGCACATTTGAATCACAGCTCAAGTGGCTACACCCCTACATGGATTACTAAGCCTGGCCTTAGTTACATTCTAATTTCAAATTTACAGACTCTGAAATGGCTACAGCATTATTATCGTGATTTTGAGGTAGCTGTAGATTTCAGGTAGGGTGAAAGCTCAAGTAATTCAGCCAAAATAACTACTCTCTCTATATAGCATTTACACCATATATGTTGCACAACAAATTGATTCACTAATTGGCTGGAATGACAGAATGTGTTTCATTTCCATAGTACAAGCAAAGAGCTGCCAGACTCAACTAGTTGAGTAAAAAACGACTGATGCTTcgcaaattttattttctaatcaCATCTGGATAGAGCCTGAAGTCCTATGATGAATCATCTTTCACTATATAACATTTTGTTGTCCAGTTTTGTAAATCTTTTTATACTGTCCCCCAGGAGTTTTACAATCTacactttaagaaaaataaaaagtttttacCAGGATAGTTTGAATGGGTACAGGTGGTGTCCCCGCAAAAGAAAAGGCTGaacttctaaaaattatttttagtaagAAAAACACATTCTCAGAATTACTGGCAACTGAAAAGCCTAAACGCACGGAATACACACTATCCAAGGTTTCCTGAGGCACAGAACACAATTAGTTCCAACTCAAACTAATTATTTGCAAGAAAGGGAAAGTTACTGAGACTGGACAGGATAAAGTATGAGGGTGCACTAGACAGGGTAACGGGTGCAGACAGGTGCAGTGGCTGAAAAAGGTCAGAGTCAGTATCCATGCTAACAGAAAAATGAGAGAGAATTTGGAGGATCAATCTACTTGCAAAATATCATGACCATTACAACAGCACCTGTATTTCTTCTGGAGAAAATGTGGGTAGAGATGCTTATACAAATCTTATTTCTTCCTCTGCATATGGTTATGTTACGCTGTAAACACTCCAACACAATTTTCATTTATGCTTTCTTTCCCTTCCATGCAATACAgtaccttactttttttttttcagctttatacACCCTGGCCCTGATCTAATTTCTCCAGGACTCAACAGCTTCATACCCAAAGCACTTCCACACTCCTGCCAGAACCCAACAGGTCTTACATCCTACAGGGCTTATCCTGCTCATCATCCCGCTGGAGAGGCTGCAAGAGGTGGCTCAAGAGCTGTGGTACACACCAGACCTCTTACGTTGGTCTCTCATACACTCACACCTCCCActttcttcctccccagctgtCACCTTTCTGCAACTCAATAGCAGGAACATATGTTGAAGTCTGCTAAATTACATAGAATTTCTTCTATTATACCCCACTTCAAGGCTCTTGGTGCCCCTGAGTACATCATAGACAATCACACTAGTCTTTAGACTCTATAGCGTTAGACATGTTTATTGAGATATATACAGTGTTTTAGAAATCACTactacagatttaaaaataaactgttagGCAAACTTTAAATGCTGGATTATTGAGCTCTGACATTACATGAACGTTATCGCACCAGTTGCTTTCACGCATACTCTCAGGAACACTCAAGATAAGGTACGATGGGCAGAACTGTAATATTTAATACTGGCACTTCCTACAAAGTCCCACAGAATATCAGCAACtacagggaaagagaaagggtGCAATGCTCAGCAGCTGCTAAAGTTAGTTTTAAGCACTTTATGGAATATGGAAGTGATGAACAGTGAGATTAAGACAGATTCATCAGTAACAATAATTTGACTGCATAAACAAGAGCCTGAAGATGTTGTCATCTGTTTCAGGAAACAGGATTCAGAGAATTCACATGATCTTCTCATAAAATATTTAGCGAAATATAGAACTCACTAATTACAATATAGTAATAGAATATAATAATACTAGATGTAGCCTCTTATGCTTCACAATTCTACTAGCAGGAAAAACAGCTACTTCATGGGTCTTTCCAAAGAGAATTTCCTGACCATTCTGGAAGTATGGCAAAGTGACATGTTTCTTACCGtgaatttaaacaagaaaattagCACTCATAATAGAATTATACATTTTAATAGCAAATCAGTTGATATTCACAGCTGAAAAACACGGACAGGCCAGCTGATTATCAAATCCAGGCCCTCATAATTACAAACAACTAACATCCAGAAGCTAACATTACGCATACAGGAAAGTAAAAAGTCCTTCTGGCCCTTACAAGATCAGTGAAAGCTCTGAAGGACAGAATTAACTACCGCAAACCCACATGATCAACAAGCAACAATAAAGGCTCTTTATAATCCTGCTCTTTAGGACGGCCAAAAATTAAGACCTTCAAAGCTGGtatcacaagattttttttttctaacatcaCAATTATTCCAGTCCTATAATGCAATCACATTTGTACACTTCTCAAAGCAAAACACTTCAGGCTCTCTGTCCTCATAACCCTGTGGAAAGACACTCCAGAAAGCCATTCCATGAACTGTGGAAGTCTTCTCTTCGGAAAATCTTCACCAGCACTAATTTGCACAAACTGTCTTTTAAGCTAAATAATTATTCTAAAACTATTTATGAAGAGCCATTGTGTAAGAACATCTTCAACATCTTCAGTAACACTGCCAAAATCCTGTGTTCCATGCACAGAGCATTACAAGAAATCAGCAAATAGTGTATTTGCCTCAATGGCACTAGACGGAAAGGCACCTTCTACTCCCAAAGCTGCTTTTGTAAGAGCTCTCGCTTCACTTTTCTACAGATTAGATCTTTCATAATCTAAATACATTTTACCACTGCAATAGATGTTATATATCCATTATAATGACATGTTAATTGTTCACTCCACACTTCTGAAACTGTGACATTGGCTTCTTGAAACCCGAAGTGCAGAGATCCAGTTCATCTTATTCCCGCAGCAGCAGAATGCTGCATCGGTGTACAGCTGTTAACGGCACTTAACTTTCACGTATCAGATCAATAGCATCATAATAAGCAGCTTGCACAAACTAAATCTTTCTCTTTTACGAGCAAGCAAGGTTGAACTTTCTTTCCCTTCTAAGCATTCTGGCCACCAGCAGGTGGTGGTAATGGAAACGTCAAGTACGTTTTTCCCCCCTACCGCTGAAATGCAAAACCTCACCTGCAATACTGGTGGTTTTATGCAAGACTGAGGCTTCACTTTCTCTGcaaaataatcttattttatgCATGTGATTTTGAGCTGAGCAATTCTAAGAAGTGTGAGGATGACGATGTGTACCTGACAAATTAAACAGGCAAAATGGGATCAACTTGAAGGTAGGAAAACTGAAATTCATATTGTCAGTTTAGCAAATGACCCTTCTCTGCTGCTAGATTTCTCTCAATCAAATATTTCTCTTTAGATTATCcagaggcttttaaaaaataccaCGTATAACAGTAATTATTGCTGTGTATCTATGTAAAATATGCTTAGTTACAATTTGCAAATAAATCTCTAAATTATCTATCAGCTGAGCTGTAGGTTTGAATGGACCACATAATTTGAAAAAATGCTAGAGGCAGAAAGGAGGGCGAAATGAACATAGGCAAAATAAAACTGGCAAATATGAGAGCAAAGATGCTTGACTAATTCTGGTAAAAAAGGAACCAGCAGAAACAGGGTTAATTCTAGCCTTATAAGGCTGTTCAGCAGCACTTCAGCTGCACACAAATTAGAACAACCCTGGGAATCTATAAAGCTTGTTTTATTGCCAAGGACATGCAGCAAGATCTGCATTTTGCTATTGTAAACCATcctttatttaaaacattttaaaacagaatagagttttatatgattttttttttactactgaaTAATCAACAGGTGGCATTCACTCCAGCTTTGCACACCTAAATACAAGTTTTTACTGACACGACAACCGAAGTTGACACATCCATTACGCGTGTACCCGAGCAAGAACCAGCCTTCTGTTGTCTGGAGGAAAATCAGCTCTGCAGAAATGGAATTAAGGTAAAATAAAGTGTGTCACAGTACATGGTTACCTGTAATGCTTGTAATTGCTTGGCTTTTGGTTGCCTTTCAGATGTAATTAAAATCTGACCACAGACCGACCTTTCAAAATCAATTGCTTAGACTGTTAACTTATCTTTTATTGTATTTAAAGCAGTTTACTGCCGTattcaaaaaataaaaggatGTTACGTAAAAGACAACAGTTCGTGCCTGACTTCCATAGCTGCTTGAAACAAACACCAAACCTTCTTCAAATAAATGTAAATTCATATGGATATTTTAGCATAAAGATTTACCTTATGAAAATGCTTTAAAGCATAGCAACAGCTACTGTGTACTTATGCCTACtgaattaagaaataaaagctcTGGAACAGATAGCTTTGTTTAAGTATCTGCTAGCTACTTCTCATAACTTCAAGGCACTGAAGCAAACTCGGGGCTGTATTTGTGACTGAAAATATTGTAATACTCCTACTCCATTAGTAGTCTGCTCCTTTTTCTCCCTCAGACTGTACATCAGCAGGATGCCAGTCATTAAAATGTGGATATATGCATGAATTTTACTAGTAAacaatttaactttttttaatagGTTTTAGTGTAATTAAAAAATCAAGGTTTTGGTAGTAAAATGAAGATTAAAGCAAttcaaaatatgtaaaatttAGCACAAAATACCTTGGATGATAATTTTCTTGCTGTGTTATTTGAGCTGTCTTTTGTGTGTTTATTATAAATAAACTTCTAGCAATGCTTCAAGTCCATAGCATTCACCATTTATAAGTAAACAAATAACTGATATTTTCCATTCCTGTTCGGAAGTCAGCGCAACATAATTaatcacaaagaaaagcaaattgaGTATAATAATGTTGATGTAAACCAATATGCTGCTTGTATTACCTTCATTTCTAAAATTTGCCTTTTACTTCCCTGAAAGCAGAAGCTTTTTATCTCCCTTGCCTTCCCAGCCACACTTTGTACTTAGTAGCCTTAGAAGCTGATgatgaaatacatatatattttatatatctattaaaaaaataaggtttTCTTCAGTAGGCTAAACTCACTCATCTGATTTCCAATTTCTACATTTTCCAATACTGAATCCCTGAAGGGTACACAAAATTTTAACAGATCTGTCCTCACAATATATTACCAtctagaagaaattaaaattattttaactgaaCCTTTGTATATATATTCAAACATGACTATTTTCGACAAGCTCAGCTGCGTATGTTAAGTTAGCAGAAGTACATGGTACAATGCTGGAGTGTGAGATTAATCTTTTCCCATTTGCAAATTACAGGTCCAAGGATGTTCATTGATTATTAAAAGAACACAAATGGAGCTAAAATCCTACTACCTTCCAACCTGCATGAAGAAACACTATTGATGAAAAGCTTTTATTAAAGAGATCCAAGTACCATAATGGTGAAAAGATTCCTACATGTTAAGGCATACAGGAACCGCAAATTCTCTCATTTGCAATGCATATAGTGTCCTGcaaaaaatttaagaaatttaCTATTTCTACTGTTACATTTCAGTCAATTTTAAGTCTAATTAATTTGACTTCTAAAGAATTTTAATTTCCTATACAAAAGTGTGCATCTTTTTCCATTCCAATCAAAATGCTTACTGTGAACTTAGTTGAAAACAACCAAAAGtctaattttttttgcattaccaCCAAACTGTGAGTGCTACTAtcttttctgcagatattttaacCATGGAAGCTTATTCTGCCTCAATATCACCTGTTATATGTAACAGCACAACTTTTAACCTAAATGGATCACATTTGTGTAATGAAAGCCTATCTTCCAGATTAGCTGATAAATCAGAACACCAACAATATGTCATTGGTCTTTTCTTATCATGTCTTTAcacaatatttctttttcctattgGTTTTGTAGGAAACATTCTGATACTGGTTGTCAACATAAGCTTTCGTGAAAAAATGACTATTCCAGACCTTTACTTCATAAATCTTGCAGTAGCTGATCTCATTTTAGTTGCCGATTCTCTCATTGAGGTTTTTAATCTTGATGAAAAGTATTATGATATCACTATTATTTGTACCTTTATGTCTTTGTTCCTTCAGATCAACATGTATAGCAGCATTTTCTTTCTGACATGGATGAGTTTTGACAGATACATAGCACTGGCAAAAGTAATGAGGTCCAACATATTTCGCACTATGCAACACGCTAGATTAAGCTGTGGTCTCATATGGATGGCGTCTATTTCTGCAGCACTAGTTCCATTTACAGCTGTGCATTTACAACACACCGGAGAGGTctatttttgttttgcagatgTAAAAGAAATCCAGTGGCTAGAAATAACCTTGGGGTTTATTATCCCCTTTGTGATCATCGGTCTTTGTTACTCATTAATTGTTCGAGTTCTTACAAAAGCACACAAGCACAGGAGTCTCCGGCTGCGGCGACAAAAGGCTCTTCgaatgatttttgttgttgtcttggTTTTCTTTATCTGCTGGCTACCTGAAAATGTCTTCATTAGTGTTCAACTTCTTCAAAAGAAAAGCGAGTCTGCCTCTTCAAGCAGCCCATCCTTCAGACATGATTATCCTCTAACAGGACACATTGTGAACCTAGCAGCTTTTTCTAATAGCTGTTTGAACCCCTTAATTTACAGTTTTCTAGGGGAAACCTTTAGAGACAAACTGCGACTGTATattgaacagaaaacaaaaatgtcaacACTACATCGCTTTTGTCAGGCTGCCTTAACGTCTGTCATTCCTGACAGTAATGAGCAATCAGAAGTCTGATTTAGTTGTGGTTGTATGGAACACATGACTGTGAAGTTGTGCAAATAGTGAACAAAATGCTTGCTACTAACAGAAGAAAGTGcgtttgtgtgtatgtatatataaatatatatagtatCGCTCTACTGAGTATTGAATGTTTATATTCAAAATGTTTTTATGACAAGACTTTAATGTAGAAGAATATCTTTTAGTCAGATTTATATTTAATTATGAACAGGGTTATTAAAAGCTGAGCACTGAAGGAGCTTTATACATGTATGAATGACAATATAGAAGAAAATTTTATCAAGTTAGGAAGACTCTAGATGTAACCCGATTATCAGAGATGCTACTTTGTTGGTGTACATAAGGTACTTCCACCAAAATAATGAAGCTGCCATAACAGTGGGGAAAAATCATTACAACATATTGATGTGGAGATGtggaaaacattgatttttttcatccAAATATGTTAAGATAAACTACTTTGCTTAAAAGAACTACATAGTACTATCATCACTGTATTCTAGCATGTCTTCCACGATTAACTTGATATTTGATATAAAAACTCACCACCGTGCTAGATTATATTAGGATTAAAAGAAATCTATTGTTTACATCAGTACTTGATCAAAACTGAAATAATCTGTAACTATATTGCTTATCTCAAAGAACTCCACAGAAACAAAATGTAGTGCTTCATTCTGTCTTCTAAGAATTGCCCAAGACAATCTTTCCCAGGACAGACATAATTGGGCCTTTTGTCAAAAATACCAGTGCATGTATATGTACGCTCATATCTGCCTTGAGATTTAAATGAAAGTTGCACCAGATCTCTTTACATTTAGCAGGCCTATTTTGATGGCCAGAACAAAATGctgtggctttttaaaaaaagtcactttCTGCAAAGGAGTGTAAGAGTTGCTTATGAAAATGACAGAAGCCTCAGTTTTCAGAAAGAACGAATTTAGGTAGTGGGCTTGTTATTAGCTATCAGCAGATTTGCACTCTGTGCACCATCCATCCCACCTCCAGAAACCACTGGCCTTTCAAGATTTTAAGATCTACGTTGGTTGCTTTGatcatttgaaaattaattatacAAACTAAACACATTAGCACCACTTACTTGAGAACAATAGTTTTTTATTTCTACTAGAAAATAATTGGGGTTTAAATCCAATTGCTGTTTAGCACAGGTTACTGCTGAACTTGTTCAGAGGAAGCTATAAAATTCCTAGAGATTAGTGCAAGATCATTAAAACATCACTTGCTGCATCTCTGAAGTGAACAAACTCATTTCACCTCTATGCTCATTGACTTAAGCACCAGAACTCTGCATAATAAGATGCTCTGTCCTATTTTCAAATGTCATATATGAATTAATTAGCACATGAACAGAGTTTAAAGGATTTTTAAACATAAGACACTTAAAACAATGAGTAAAGTTACTGAGCaataaagaaaacagtgaaaacaatGATTCCACTCATATTTCTCATTAAATACTTAGCGTTTCCTAGTGGAAGCTTTGGCCACAAAAGACTTGACCTATAAACAGAAAGGCCACAAGACGATGGCTGAATTTGAAATAGATAGCTAGATATTCCTGCAGCTGAAACACGAACTGCAGGGTGGAGCTTGCGGCAACTGCTGATTATTTGCAAGTGACTGCTAATCAGAGTCTACGGAAAAATGTCATTTAGTCTCATCTGTCCTGTAGAACACCAAATATATCTTCTCTCAAGAAAGATGCCAGCATTGCCATGCCTCCTCTGTATAGAACAAGCTGCTAAACAACACATAGCAAGAAATCTCACACCACTGTGCGACATCACACATAGCCCTTTCTCCtcattattttcactttttgaaCTGGCAGTCAATAGGATATGAGCAATTGTGACTAATGTACTTAATCACACTTTGAAAGATGGCTATTTTGGCCAACACAGAACTGAAGGAATGGATAATTCTCTTGGCAATGCAATTCCATAAAGTAAGACACATCGTCTGAGCTTACAGATACATTAGGTTTGTGTGATCTTCACATTTGCCATGAATAACTTATTTGGGGTTACAGGAATACACTTTCACAATTGTAGTTGttgcttattttgtttttataggaGAAAACTTTCCTCTCCTCGTCCCTTCCAATATCGGAATCTGTTTTTTTGATCAAGGCTATGGCAGAAGCCCTTTCGTCACCCACTGTAGATAGCAAGTTGAGAAGGTATCTTTGCTTAGAAGCTTATAATAATAAGGAGGCAGTAATAGCAAATGCCTGCTCGTATATACTAGGAAATAGTTGTTTCTACATGATCGTATTCAGTAATGTCCTGATACCACAATGAAATCTAGGAAAGATCAGATTACTATAGTACgaagaaaacagtatttactCAACCTAAAACAACCTATTGCACATTTAAAACCAAATTACAAATCTAAACTACCTGATGAGTTTCCTGCTGTTGGTATTTTGGTACAGGCTTATGAACTGTGCCTGAAATGACAAAGTTTAAACAGACTAGTTACTTTAAAAGTCCTCTCCCAGATGAAAAGGATGGCACACTTCTTCCCAAAACTTAACAGCAGCTATGTACAAAGTAATATTTACAGAAATGTCATACaattttcatgtatttatatacacaaTGTGCTTTCTGCAGCCCATCATCTTGCAATAATTCATTATCATGGCTTATCCAAGACCTGTGGTTTATgtagttttctttaattttaaagagCATGATCATCAGTAAACAAAACCTTTTCTGAAGCAtagggaaaaggggaaaatgagAGTAAGAATTTCGATATAACTACTTAACTTTTCTCTCTGGTCTCTCACAAATTGTTTAAGGAAAGGATTTCATATGCCTTTCTAAAATGCTAGACTGATGACAAGTAAAAGGTTTAAAAACTTATCACAGATGATTACAGTCTTTGCTATAATAGTGTATATTGACTCTCCAGACAAGAAAAGTCTAGTATTaggaaaagcacacagaaaaaaaggaaaaaaaaataaaaaataaaaaattcaaggAATCCCTGAAACCAttaactgcttttgaaaatagtACCTTAACACAAAAATGTCTTGAATGCACTAAGTATTACTGAGTatctagaaataaaataaatccaaacaGCACAAACTAGCACCAGGCTGAACCTGATGTGACTGAAAGCAACAGTCATCCCTAAGCTGTCTAGAAAGATAGGAGAAAAATAGTTACCCGAGACCATTTTAACACGTTAAAGAGATGCTGTAACTTTGCATCCTTTTAACAGTTTTAGGAGATACACTAAATAGTGACTGTGCAGGCAACCACATTCACATCTAGAAAAAGCTAAGTCAGTCAGCCTAAAGATAAAGCGTGATTAATTTATGACAAGAATTACATGATGTGAGGGCATGTGACAGGGAATTTGGATCAGTGAGTCAGGCGATCCCAGATTCTGTGCAAGACTGACACAATACAGGCAAGATGAAAGAACAGTCACCCCTTCCTTGCCCTTTCGGCTCCACAGAAAATCTGAACGCTAGTATTCAGAATAGTCAATCCACAAATTCTAAAAGACAACATACactataaaataaattttataaaagcaaaaatcagaatTCTTAAAACATGGTTTTCTTCAATATGGTttctagaaaatgaaaaagatacGGGTTCATCTTCTATCCCCCCAATGTCATCTGACATATTATTAATTGAAAATGGCTTATCTGGCATAGAAAATCCATTCTACTAAACTTGCAAATAGGtacgctttaaaaaaaaattgagcacaaagttgcaagaagaaaatgcttttagaaTTTCAGACTAAGCATCTGTGTTTTGAACAAAATTCACTGGCTGTACAGTGCAGGCTCTGATCTTTTTTCCAGCCATCAAGTTATGTTAGAAgctaaaagaatttttttccccgtGTAAGGATTTTGCTT
This window harbors:
- the GPER1 gene encoding G-protein coupled estrogen receptor 1; amino-acid sequence: MEAYSASISPVICNSTTFNLNGSHLCNESLSSRLADKSEHQQYVIGLFLSCLYTIFLFPIGFVGNILILVVNISFREKMTIPDLYFINLAVADLILVADSLIEVFNLDEKYYDITIICTFMSLFLQINMYSSIFFLTWMSFDRYIALAKVMRSNIFRTMQHARLSCGLIWMASISAALVPFTAVHLQHTGEVYFCFADVKEIQWLEITLGFIIPFVIIGLCYSLIVRVLTKAHKHRSLRLRRQKALRMIFVVVLVFFICWLPENVFISVQLLQKKSESASSSSPSFRHDYPLTGHIVNLAAFSNSCLNPLIYSFLGETFRDKLRLYIEQKTKMSTLHRFCQAALTSVIPDSNEQSEV